The following are encoded in a window of Fluviibacter phosphoraccumulans genomic DNA:
- a CDS encoding DNA translocase FtsK, which produces MTRLFSRSVTQRIDGPRTLPERIRALMQEARWAVLGFVALVAILALWGFNPADPAWSHSGPAGRVTNPMGRFGAWMSDLLFYLFGGAAWLWALLPLVLILIGWSARQRALREAVEPEVRPLWLTLSGFLALLVCVSTFAALRFHTSGSTMPMGPGGVLGEGLSTWIGNAFGFTGATLIVGTLLLLSWRIFSGLPWVVLFEQTGALMERAVGGGGRAVESWQDRRIGKEVAQQREATVEQKRAEPMEPVFIEPAAPVEVPVSRKATQRKEREKQVPLFPEAVVGGTLPPLSLLDPAQPPTDMPTEETMQFTSRLIETRLADFGVEVKVIAAYPGPVITRYEIEPAVGVKGSQIVNLARDLARALAMVSVRVVETVPGKSCMALELPNPKRQTVRLSEILSSRPYHNMSSPLTVALGKDIGGVPIVADLAKMPHLLVAGTTGSGKSVGVNAMILSMLYKSEPDAVRLILVDPKMLELSIYEGIPHLLAPVVTDMRQAANALTWCVAEMERRYKIMSKLGVRNLASANEHIQKAAEKGEPIPNPLTLTPEAPEPLRSMPHIVVVIDELADLMMVAGKKVEELIARLAQKARASGIHLILATQRPSVDVITGLIKANIPTRIAFQVSSKIDSRTILDQMGAEALLGQGDMLYLPPGTGYPQRVHGAFVADEEVHRVVDYLKSMGAPEYEEGILTGATEGEGGDGEGGDNDAEADPLYDQAVEIVLKNRRASISLVQRHLRIGYNRSARLIEAMEKAGLVSTMDGRGGREVLAPNRAGDE; this is translated from the coding sequence ATGACTCGACTTTTCAGCCGATCCGTCACTCAGCGCATTGATGGCCCCCGCACGCTCCCTGAACGCATCAGAGCTTTGATGCAGGAAGCCCGCTGGGCGGTGCTTGGCTTTGTGGCGCTGGTGGCCATCTTGGCATTATGGGGGTTTAATCCGGCCGATCCGGCCTGGTCTCATTCGGGGCCCGCTGGCCGCGTGACCAACCCTATGGGGCGTTTTGGGGCCTGGATGTCGGATTTGCTGTTTTATCTATTTGGCGGCGCCGCCTGGCTCTGGGCGCTATTGCCGCTCGTGTTGATTCTGATCGGTTGGTCGGCACGCCAACGCGCACTACGCGAAGCCGTTGAACCCGAGGTGCGCCCGCTCTGGCTGACGCTAAGTGGTTTTCTTGCGCTACTGGTTTGCGTATCCACCTTTGCCGCCTTGCGTTTTCATACCAGTGGATCAACCATGCCCATGGGGCCCGGTGGCGTGCTGGGTGAGGGTTTGTCTACCTGGATCGGTAATGCTTTTGGTTTTACCGGGGCTACCCTGATTGTGGGCACGTTGCTGTTGTTGAGCTGGCGTATTTTTAGTGGCCTGCCATGGGTGGTGTTGTTCGAGCAGACAGGGGCGCTTATGGAGCGTGCCGTGGGTGGTGGTGGTCGAGCCGTCGAAAGTTGGCAGGATCGTCGCATTGGCAAAGAAGTGGCGCAGCAGCGCGAAGCCACGGTCGAACAGAAGCGCGCAGAACCCATGGAGCCGGTCTTTATTGAGCCGGCTGCCCCTGTCGAAGTCCCGGTGTCACGGAAAGCCACGCAGCGTAAAGAGCGTGAGAAACAAGTGCCGCTTTTCCCCGAGGCAGTGGTGGGTGGCACCTTGCCACCATTGAGCCTGCTGGATCCGGCGCAACCGCCAACCGACATGCCGACCGAAGAAACCATGCAGTTTACCTCGCGGCTGATCGAAACGCGTTTGGCTGACTTTGGTGTGGAAGTGAAAGTCATTGCCGCTTATCCCGGCCCGGTGATTACGCGTTACGAAATAGAACCAGCCGTAGGGGTGAAGGGCTCGCAGATTGTTAATCTGGCTCGGGATCTGGCGCGGGCATTGGCCATGGTCTCCGTGCGTGTCGTTGAAACCGTGCCGGGCAAATCCTGTATGGCGCTGGAATTGCCGAACCCCAAGCGTCAGACCGTGCGTTTGTCAGAAATTCTCTCGTCGCGTCCGTATCACAATATGAGCTCGCCGCTCACCGTGGCATTGGGCAAAGACATTGGCGGTGTGCCCATCGTGGCCGACCTGGCTAAGATGCCGCATCTGCTGGTCGCTGGTACCACTGGCTCCGGTAAGTCGGTGGGCGTGAACGCCATGATTCTTTCCATGCTCTATAAATCGGAACCGGATGCCGTGCGTCTGATTCTGGTCGACCCGAAGATGCTGGAGCTGTCGATTTACGAAGGCATCCCGCATTTGCTGGCGCCGGTCGTGACCGATATGCGTCAGGCGGCCAATGCACTGACCTGGTGTGTGGCCGAAATGGAACGCCGCTACAAGATTATGTCCAAGCTGGGCGTGCGTAATCTGGCCAGTGCCAACGAGCATATTCAGAAAGCGGCGGAGAAGGGCGAACCCATTCCGAACCCGCTGACGCTAACGCCGGAAGCGCCGGAACCGCTGCGCAGCATGCCGCATATCGTCGTGGTGATTGATGAGCTGGCCGATCTGATGATGGTGGCCGGTAAGAAGGTGGAAGAGCTGATTGCCCGTCTGGCACAAAAAGCACGTGCCTCTGGTATCCACCTGATTCTGGCGACACAACGTCCCAGCGTGGATGTCATCACGGGTCTGATTAAAGCGAATATCCCAACACGGATTGCCTTCCAGGTTTCCAGTAAGATCGACTCCAGAACCATTCTGGATCAGATGGGGGCTGAAGCGCTGTTGGGTCAGGGTGATATGTTGTATTTGCCACCCGGTACCGGTTATCCGCAACGGGTGCATGGCGCTTTTGTGGCCGATGAAGAAGTTCACCGCGTCGTGGATTACCTCAAATCAATGGGTGCGCCGGAATACGAAGAAGGCATTCTGACGGGGGCCACTGAAGGCGAGGGGGGTGATGGCGAAGGTGGTGATAATGACGCCGAGGCCGACCCGCTATATGACCAGGCCGTTGAGATCGTCCTCAAGAATCGTCGTGCCTCTATTTCCCTAGTACAGCGTCATCTGCGTATCGGTTACAACCGTTCGGCGCGTCTGATTGAAGCCATGGAAAAAGCAGGCTTGGTGTCTACGATGGATGGCCGTGGTGGTCGTGAAGTGCTGGCGCCGAATCGTGCCGGTGATGAATAA
- the lolA gene encoding outer membrane lipoprotein chaperone LolA yields MILIKRTVACLAAFCLVSGTAWADSVADLKSWLRETRTLKADFAQSSAGGIGGGKSQGTMAISRPGKFRWSINKPYTQLMVGDGSRIWLYDPELKQVIVRKSEKALGGTPAALLAGDNDAEQRFTFKADGEHAGAEWVIAEPKQNDTGFVRIRIGLAGNELKGMVLEDSFGQVTTLVFSNVVRNGDAPASLFRFTPPAGADVLKQ; encoded by the coding sequence ATGATTTTGATTAAACGCACCGTTGCATGCCTCGCCGCATTTTGTCTGGTTTCTGGCACTGCCTGGGCCGATAGCGTAGCCGATCTCAAGAGCTGGCTGCGGGAGACGCGCACCCTCAAGGCGGATTTTGCGCAATCTTCCGCTGGGGGTATTGGCGGCGGCAAGAGCCAGGGCACTATGGCCATCAGTCGACCGGGTAAATTCCGCTGGTCGATCAACAAGCCTTATACCCAACTCATGGTGGGCGATGGTAGTCGCATCTGGCTCTATGACCCGGAGCTCAAGCAGGTGATTGTTCGCAAATCCGAGAAGGCGTTGGGTGGTACGCCAGCGGCCTTACTGGCGGGCGATAACGATGCCGAGCAACGGTTTACGTTTAAGGCCGATGGCGAACACGCCGGTGCCGAATGGGTGATCGCTGAGCCTAAGCAAAATGACACCGGCTTCGTGCGTATCCGTATTGGTCTGGCCGGTAACGAGCTCAAAGGCATGGTGCTAGAAGACAGCTTTGGTCAGGTAACGACGCTGGTGTTTAGCAACGTCGTTCGCAACGGTGATGCGCCAGCGAGCCTGTTCCGCTTCACGCCGCCTGCGGGCGCTGATGTGCTGAAACAATAA
- a CDS encoding transglycosylase SLT domain-containing protein: MPLPEAPLSNKYSRLSALARRTAGVVRRLNAAPRWMLWLKALMLVVGLLLGVLYLMPHVQPLALSRDLVVGTRETPTSFIREKTTDEEGKPIILESGFDRDLVEAFAKSMNKNVRFVVAENEEALHRLVERGEVHMAAAWLTKRFVEAPSHRNQTGADDEQSPQASLLRASAAYAQEPLVLVQPNDAIPVGSIAQLHHAVVHALSASSNNLWLKELARQKVIPQLETHPSWNELDLLKAISDHKIAIAIVPRSALRIGLNYYPGIDSSLAVGEAEDIVWAFPKRSGDVLVQQANRFLATAEQDGTLRQLRDRYFGAIERLQEADRSGFLTRMKTRLPQYLSQFKRAQLASGYDWRLLAALAYQESHWDASLVSPTGVRGLMMLTGDTADRLGVRNRLDPYESIMGGARYLDILRDEIPLTVPEPDRTWMAIASYNVGPAQINAARSLAKSQKLNPDSWADIKKTLPQLGQTKSGVKIRGGEAVVTAENVRMYYAILSRSYPATTSFSLTAPTRTYGISAPRVTTGSGSGLR; the protein is encoded by the coding sequence ATGCCACTCCCTGAAGCCCCGCTCTCTAACAAGTATTCGAGACTATCCGCGCTTGCTCGCCGGACAGCCGGGGTTGTGCGTCGCCTCAATGCCGCGCCGCGTTGGATGCTCTGGTTAAAAGCCTTGATGCTGGTGGTCGGTTTATTGCTCGGCGTTCTCTATCTGATGCCGCACGTACAACCCTTAGCGCTTTCCCGAGATTTGGTGGTTGGCACACGAGAAACGCCGACCAGTTTTATCCGAGAAAAAACGACCGATGAAGAAGGCAAACCGATCATTCTGGAAAGTGGCTTTGATCGGGATCTGGTCGAAGCCTTTGCCAAATCCATGAATAAAAATGTTCGTTTCGTGGTGGCAGAAAATGAGGAAGCGCTACATCGTTTAGTCGAGCGCGGCGAAGTCCATATGGCCGCTGCCTGGCTGACCAAACGTTTTGTAGAAGCACCCAGCCACCGAAACCAGACGGGCGCCGATGACGAGCAGTCTCCCCAAGCCTCTTTACTAAGGGCATCCGCTGCCTATGCCCAAGAACCTCTGGTTCTGGTGCAGCCTAACGATGCCATACCGGTGGGATCAATTGCTCAGCTTCACCATGCCGTTGTTCATGCACTCAGTGCCAGCAGCAACAATCTCTGGCTCAAAGAGCTTGCCCGCCAGAAAGTCATCCCCCAACTCGAAACACATCCCAGTTGGAATGAGCTCGATTTACTCAAAGCGATTTCGGACCACAAAATCGCCATAGCCATCGTGCCACGTTCAGCATTACGTATCGGACTGAATTACTACCCGGGGATCGACTCCTCGTTAGCGGTGGGAGAAGCGGAAGATATCGTCTGGGCCTTCCCGAAGCGCAGTGGCGATGTACTGGTACAGCAAGCCAACCGTTTTTTAGCCACCGCAGAACAAGATGGCACGCTGCGCCAACTACGTGATCGCTATTTCGGGGCCATTGAGCGTTTGCAAGAGGCTGACCGCAGCGGATTTCTCACGCGCATGAAAACCCGCTTGCCGCAATATCTGTCCCAGTTCAAACGGGCACAGTTGGCCAGTGGCTACGATTGGCGGCTATTAGCCGCCCTGGCTTACCAGGAATCACACTGGGATGCGTCGCTGGTGAGCCCAACCGGTGTACGTGGGTTAATGATGCTGACGGGAGATACAGCCGACCGGCTGGGTGTGCGCAACAGACTGGATCCTTACGAAAGCATCATGGGCGGTGCCCGTTACCTGGACATCTTGCGAGACGAAATTCCGCTGACCGTGCCGGAACCCGACCGCACCTGGATGGCGATTGCTTCTTACAATGTCGGACCGGCGCAGATCAATGCCGCTCGTAGTTTAGCCAAGAGTCAGAAGCTCAATCCAGACTCCTGGGCGGATATCAAAAAGACACTGCCGCAATTGGGCCAAACCAAAAGCGGTGTCAAAATTCGCGGTGGTGAAGCCGTGGTCACGGCAGAGAACGTGCGGATGTACTACGCCATTCTTTCCCGTAGCTACCCGGCCACCACCAGCTTCAGTCTGACGGCACCGACCCGCACCTACGGCATCAGCGCCCCCAGAGTGACAACAGGATCGGGATCAGGCCTGCGCTGA
- a CDS encoding Smr/MutS family protein: protein MPAGLTQEEHALFLAQVSDATPLRATPRAYLTPKPPKPNVRQRQPAQRALADATIQLADRLEDIDEPSYLHPGVSLQVLRDLRRGRWAIQREIDLHGYTRDAAREALAHFLSRSLQQGLRCVRVVTGQGLRSQGQMAVLRVLTRNWLAQCTKVLAYCEAKPADGGAGALMVLLRNQQRSPLHHSTKDDE, encoded by the coding sequence ATGCCAGCCGGACTGACACAGGAAGAACACGCACTGTTTCTGGCACAGGTGTCCGATGCCACACCGCTCAGGGCCACCCCTCGAGCGTATCTGACGCCGAAACCGCCCAAGCCAAACGTGCGACAACGGCAGCCAGCGCAGCGGGCACTGGCTGACGCGACGATTCAACTGGCCGATCGCCTTGAGGATATAGACGAGCCCAGCTACCTGCATCCGGGGGTCTCCCTACAGGTACTGCGTGACCTACGCCGAGGCCGATGGGCCATTCAGCGCGAAATCGACTTACATGGGTACACGCGTGATGCCGCTCGCGAAGCCTTAGCGCACTTTCTGAGCCGGTCTTTGCAACAAGGCTTGCGTTGTGTTCGGGTGGTGACGGGTCAAGGTTTGCGCTCACAAGGACAAATGGCTGTCTTGCGGGTCTTAACGCGTAACTGGCTGGCGCAGTGCACCAAGGTTCTGGCCTATTGCGAAGCAAAGCCCGCTGATGGCGGCGCTGGCGCATTGATGGTGTTATTAAGAAACCAGCAACGCTCGCCCTTGCATCATTCAACGAAGGATGACGAGTGA
- the trxB gene encoding thioredoxin-disulfide reductase, translated as MSANARHIPLLILGSGPAGYTSAIYAARANLKPVLITGLAQGGQLMTTTEVDNWPADVNGVMGPELMARFEQHAARFETEMVFDHIHTVRLGQRPFELIGDAGTYTCDALIIATGASAQYLGLPSEEAFAGRGVSACATCDGFFYRNQEVAVVGGGNTAVEEALYLANIASKVTLIHRREKFRAEKIMVDKLYKRVEEGKIALELNSTLDEVLGDNTGVTGVRIKAADGSTKDKELRGVFIAIGHKPNTDMFANQLDMENGYIITRMGNNGFATATSLPGVFAAGDVQDHNYRQAITSAGTGCMAALDAERFLDSLAQGLDVALRAWAPAA; from the coding sequence ATGTCTGCCAACGCCCGTCATATCCCTCTGTTGATTCTTGGTTCAGGGCCTGCCGGCTACACATCGGCCATCTACGCGGCTCGCGCCAACCTGAAACCCGTGCTGATTACCGGCCTGGCTCAGGGCGGTCAACTGATGACAACGACCGAAGTTGATAACTGGCCTGCCGATGTCAACGGCGTGATGGGACCTGAATTAATGGCGCGTTTTGAACAACACGCCGCCCGCTTTGAAACCGAGATGGTGTTTGACCACATTCATACGGTTCGCCTTGGTCAACGCCCCTTCGAACTGATCGGCGATGCGGGTACCTACACCTGTGATGCGCTGATTATCGCCACAGGCGCTTCGGCGCAGTATCTGGGCCTGCCTTCAGAAGAAGCTTTTGCCGGACGTGGCGTTTCTGCCTGCGCGACCTGCGATGGTTTTTTCTATCGCAATCAAGAAGTTGCCGTTGTCGGCGGCGGCAATACGGCCGTTGAAGAGGCCCTTTATCTCGCCAATATTGCCAGCAAAGTCACATTGATTCATCGTCGCGAAAAATTCCGCGCCGAAAAGATCATGGTTGATAAGCTCTACAAGCGTGTGGAAGAAGGCAAGATTGCGCTTGAACTGAATTCGACGCTGGATGAAGTGCTGGGTGATAACACGGGGGTTACCGGGGTGCGCATCAAAGCCGCTGATGGCAGCACCAAAGATAAAGAACTGCGCGGCGTTTTCATCGCGATTGGTCACAAGCCCAACACCGATATGTTTGCCAACCAGCTCGACATGGAAAATGGTTACATCATCACCCGTATGGGCAACAACGGCTTCGCAACCGCTACCAGCCTGCCGGGCGTCTTTGCGGCCGGTGATGTGCAGGATCACAACTACCGCCAGGCCATTACCTCGGCGGGTACCGGTTGTATGGCGGCGCTGGACGCTGAGCGTTTCCTCGACAGCCTGGCGCAAGGCCTGGATGTGGCGCTGCGCGCCTGGGCACCTGCGGCATAA
- a CDS encoding replication-associated recombination protein A — MDLFADAASTVTPSAYAPLPEKLRPQTLESVVGQTHLLGPGKPLRLVLESGNPHSMIFWGPPGTGKTTLARLVARHCDAEFLALSAVLAGVKEIREAIAFAEKARQTGRRTILFVDEVHRFNKSQQDAFLPHVESGLVTFIGATTENPSFEVNAALLSRAAVYVLKSLTGDELAELFDRALATLPEAKVSDEARTRLIGVADGDARKLLNLIEQTLAAAKASGASEISAEFVANTLAQNLRRFDKGGDAFYDQISALHKSVRGSNPDAALYWFVRMLDGGADPRYLARRLVRMAWEDIGLADPRGAQIALQAAETYERLGSPEGELALANAVLYLAATAKSDAAYRAYNQARAFVRDDESRPVPMNLRNAPTRLMKELGHGEGYRHAHDEAGGYAAGANYFPEGFPDVSWYQPVERGLEARIKERLAQLKELDRNA; from the coding sequence ATGGATCTTTTTGCCGACGCTGCGTCTACCGTAACGCCATCGGCGTATGCGCCGTTGCCAGAAAAGCTACGGCCGCAGACTTTGGAAAGTGTTGTCGGGCAAACCCACTTGTTGGGCCCCGGTAAACCATTGCGCCTGGTGTTGGAAAGCGGTAACCCGCACTCCATGATTTTCTGGGGGCCGCCCGGTACCGGTAAAACCACCCTGGCCCGTCTGGTGGCACGGCATTGTGATGCGGAATTTCTGGCGTTGTCAGCCGTACTGGCTGGTGTTAAAGAAATCCGAGAAGCCATCGCCTTTGCCGAGAAAGCCCGGCAGACAGGCCGAAGAACGATCCTCTTCGTGGATGAAGTGCACCGTTTTAATAAGTCCCAGCAAGACGCGTTCTTGCCGCACGTTGAATCGGGTTTGGTGACCTTTATCGGCGCCACGACAGAAAACCCGTCATTCGAAGTTAATGCCGCGTTGCTTTCTCGTGCCGCGGTCTATGTGCTTAAGTCACTCACCGGTGATGAATTGGCTGAGCTGTTTGATCGTGCGCTGGCGACGTTGCCAGAGGCAAAAGTCAGCGACGAGGCCCGCACCCGCCTGATCGGGGTTGCCGATGGTGATGCCCGAAAATTGCTGAATCTGATCGAGCAGACCCTGGCTGCCGCTAAAGCGAGTGGCGCATCAGAAATCAGCGCTGAGTTCGTGGCCAACACACTGGCACAGAATTTACGGCGTTTCGACAAAGGCGGTGATGCCTTTTACGATCAGATTTCGGCACTGCATAAATCCGTGCGCGGTTCTAATCCGGATGCCGCGCTGTACTGGTTTGTCCGCATGCTCGATGGCGGGGCAGATCCCCGGTATCTGGCACGACGCCTCGTGCGCATGGCCTGGGAAGATATTGGCCTGGCCGATCCGCGTGGCGCGCAGATTGCGCTGCAAGCTGCCGAAACCTATGAGCGTTTGGGTTCACCCGAAGGTGAGCTCGCATTGGCCAATGCCGTGCTCTATTTGGCGGCCACAGCCAAATCCGATGCCGCGTACCGCGCGTATAATCAGGCCCGCGCTTTCGTGCGGGACGATGAGTCACGGCCGGTGCCGATGAATCTGCGTAATGCGCCCACCCGCCTGATGAAAGAGCTCGGGCATGGTGAGGGGTATCGGCATGCCCACGACGAAGCGGGTGGTTATGCCGCCGGTGCCAACTATTTCCCCGAAGGGTTCCCGGACGTGTCCTGGTACCAGCCGGTAGAGCGCGGACTTGAAGCCCGCATCAAAGAACGACTTGCCCAATTGAAAGAGTTAGACCGAAATGCTTGA
- the xth gene encoding exodeoxyribonuclease III, translating to MKIATWNVNSLNVRLPHLLDWLTTAKPDVVGLQELKCEDAKFPLEAIHEAGYQAVFAGQKTYNGVALLSREPAADVQRGIPGYEDPQQRIIAATFGDVRVVNGYFPNGQAPGSEKFTYKLDWLSHLTAWLRDEINAHPALCLIGDYNIAPTDADAHPDWKEAIHVSPPERAAFAALESLGLTDVFRQFEQAEKSFSWWDYRMNAFRRNFGLRIDHILASGILADRCTECVIDKSPRMLERPSDHTPVIATFKG from the coding sequence ATGAAAATAGCCACCTGGAACGTCAACTCACTCAATGTTCGCCTGCCGCATTTGCTGGATTGGTTGACTACCGCCAAGCCGGATGTCGTCGGGCTACAGGAGCTTAAGTGCGAAGATGCCAAATTTCCACTCGAAGCGATTCACGAAGCGGGTTACCAAGCGGTGTTTGCCGGCCAGAAGACCTATAACGGCGTGGCGCTGCTCTCTCGAGAGCCGGCGGCTGATGTGCAACGCGGCATTCCTGGTTACGAGGATCCGCAACAACGCATTATTGCGGCTACCTTCGGCGATGTGCGTGTCGTCAATGGCTACTTCCCCAACGGACAGGCGCCGGGGAGCGAAAAATTCACCTACAAACTGGATTGGCTGTCGCATCTGACGGCATGGTTACGCGACGAGATCAACGCCCATCCGGCCCTTTGTCTGATCGGCGATTACAACATCGCACCGACTGACGCCGATGCCCACCCGGACTGGAAAGAGGCTATTCATGTATCGCCTCCGGAGCGGGCAGCTTTTGCCGCACTTGAATCCCTCGGTTTAACTGATGTCTTCCGCCAATTCGAGCAGGCCGAGAAAAGCTTCTCCTGGTGGGACTACCGGATGAATGCGTTCCGCCGCAACTTCGGTTTGCGCATTGATCATATTCTGGCGAGTGGCATACTGGCTGACCGATGCACTGAATGCGTGATCGATAAATCGCCGCGCATGCTTGAAAGGCCTTCCGATCACACGCCAGTCATCGCAACCTTTAAAGGCTAG
- the serS gene encoding serine--tRNA ligase, with protein sequence MLDIQLLRTQPEEVVQRLATRGGEIDFGPFNALEAERKTLQQRTQDLQAQRNSLSKQIGLLKGKGEDASAVMAEVGQIGDELKASEARLSVLLEEINRFTSALPNLPAADVPVGADENDNVEIKRWGTVPSFDFEVKDHVDIGAGLNGMDFETATKLTGSRFVVLQGSVARLHRALAQFMLDTHTAEHGYTELYAPYMVNSASLYGTGQLPKFAEDLFQIPRGESEPYYLIPTAEVPVTNIVRDTITPAEQLPLKWVCHTPCFRSEAGSGGRDTRGMIRQHQFDKVELVQIVTPEAAAEAHEALTRHAETMLEKLGLPYRRIVLCTGDMGFSAEKTYDLEVWLPAQNTYREISSCSSFGSFQARRMQARFRNAQGKPELAHTLNGSGLAVGRTLVAILENYQQADGSVRVPEVLQPYMGGLTVLSAQA encoded by the coding sequence ATGCTTGATATTCAGTTATTGCGTACCCAGCCCGAAGAAGTTGTTCAACGTTTAGCCACCCGTGGTGGTGAGATTGACTTCGGCCCCTTCAACGCGCTTGAAGCTGAGCGTAAGACCTTGCAGCAACGCACGCAGGATCTACAGGCGCAGCGTAATAGCCTCTCCAAGCAGATCGGTCTGCTCAAAGGTAAAGGCGAAGATGCCAGCGCCGTCATGGCGGAAGTCGGTCAGATAGGCGATGAGCTCAAAGCCTCAGAAGCCCGGCTGTCGGTATTGCTTGAAGAGATCAATCGCTTCACCTCGGCTTTGCCTAACCTGCCTGCCGCGGATGTGCCGGTGGGGGCTGATGAAAACGACAACGTTGAAATCAAGCGCTGGGGCACCGTGCCCAGCTTCGATTTTGAAGTGAAAGATCACGTCGATATCGGCGCCGGCCTTAATGGTATGGATTTCGAAACGGCCACCAAACTGACGGGTTCGCGTTTTGTTGTTCTCCAGGGATCGGTTGCTCGGCTGCATCGTGCGCTCGCTCAGTTTATGCTGGATACGCACACGGCCGAACATGGCTACACTGAGCTCTATGCGCCCTACATGGTGAACAGCGCCAGTCTGTACGGCACCGGCCAACTGCCCAAGTTTGCTGAAGATCTGTTCCAGATTCCGCGTGGTGAGAGCGAACCGTATTACCTGATCCCTACGGCGGAAGTACCGGTCACCAACATCGTGCGCGATACGATTACACCCGCCGAACAACTGCCACTCAAGTGGGTTTGTCACACACCATGCTTCCGTTCAGAAGCCGGTTCCGGTGGTCGTGATACACGCGGCATGATTCGCCAGCACCAGTTCGACAAGGTGGAACTCGTTCAGATCGTGACGCCGGAAGCAGCGGCCGAAGCGCACGAAGCTTTGACCCGTCACGCAGAAACCATGCTGGAAAAGCTCGGCCTGCCGTATCGCCGCATCGTGCTTTGCACCGGTGACATGGGTTTCTCCGCTGAAAAAACCTACGATCTGGAAGTCTGGTTACCGGCGCAAAACACCTACCGTGAGATTTCCAGCTGTTCCAGCTTTGGTAGCTTCCAGGCGCGCCGCATGCAGGCACGTTTCCGTAATGCCCAGGGTAAACCTGAGCTTGCGCATACCCTCAATGGCTCGGGCCTGGCCGTTGGCCGCACGCTCGTGGCGATTCTGGAAAACTATCAACAAGCTGATGGCAGCGTTCGCGTGCCAGAAGTACTACAGCCTTATATGGGCGGTCTAACGGTATTATCAGCGCAGGCCTGA
- the rsmA gene encoding 16S rRNA (adenine(1518)-N(6)/adenine(1519)-N(6))-dimethyltransferase RsmA, translated as MNRPHSKLAQETSHKARKRFGQNFLIDQGIIHGIVDAVNPRPGERVVEIGPGLGALTQPLLERAGHLHVVELDRDLIARLEKKYTRAQMTIHAGDALVFDFAALGPDLRVVGNLPYNISTPILFHLLDKVEAIRDIHVMLQKEVVDRMVAPPGHSDRSRLSVMLQRYCYLEPLLDVPPESFDPAPKVNSAVVRMIPRPLADRVPVDETALRQVVNAAFSQRRKMVRNTLKPLLSSEQIEAAGVDPTERAEQLSEADFVALAKQLA; from the coding sequence ATGAACCGGCCGCACAGCAAGCTCGCACAAGAAACTAGCCATAAGGCCCGCAAACGATTTGGTCAGAACTTCCTAATCGATCAGGGCATTATTCATGGCATTGTGGATGCAGTGAATCCACGTCCGGGCGAGCGCGTCGTAGAAATTGGCCCAGGCCTCGGCGCCTTGACGCAACCATTGTTGGAGCGCGCGGGACATTTGCACGTGGTTGAGCTTGATCGTGACCTGATTGCCCGGCTGGAGAAAAAATACACCCGTGCACAAATGACGATTCACGCCGGTGATGCACTGGTCTTTGATTTCGCCGCGCTGGGTCCGGATTTGCGCGTTGTGGGTAATCTGCCCTACAACATCTCCACACCGATACTGTTTCATCTGCTCGACAAAGTCGAAGCGATTCGCGATATCCATGTCATGCTGCAAAAAGAAGTCGTGGATCGTATGGTGGCGCCGCCGGGCCACTCAGACCGTAGTCGATTATCCGTCATGCTGCAACGTTACTGCTATCTGGAACCGCTGCTCGATGTGCCGCCCGAATCGTTTGATCCGGCCCCTAAAGTGAACTCGGCCGTCGTGCGGATGATCCCGCGTCCGCTTGCTGATCGTGTGCCTGTGGATGAAACGGCCTTACGCCAAGTCGTCAACGCGGCTTTTTCTCAGCGGCGCAAGATGGTCAGAAATACGCTCAAGCCTTTGCTGAGCAGCGAGCAGATCGAGGCGGCAGGGGTTGACCCTACCGAACGCGCCGAGCAGCTCAGTGAAGCGGACTTTGTCGCGCTGGCCAAACAGCTGGCCTAA